The Miscanthus floridulus cultivar M001 chromosome 17, ASM1932011v1, whole genome shotgun sequence genome has a window encoding:
- the LOC136515957 gene encoding vegetative cell wall protein gp1-like, translated as MGRRPKIPPTPEPYPPARSARSRRPPRIPGPPAPPPPLRRAGEPPPPRAPAPGSPAPEHPPARPRDSPARPRRRAPATARPRPCIACPRAPLSPAARLPGAPTPASPRHRAPPPLHRPPPSTPQPGRAAPRRAHAGESPPPRAPAPATPALEDPPARPHRPAARAPPPSALPAAVSAARRRRPHVLPPPACAAILPCTRRPRAPPVLPCSCRRLGRRRRKQQ; from the coding sequence ATGGGCCGCCGGCCCAAAATCCCCCCCACCCCAGAACCCTATCCGCCCGCTCGCTCTGCTCGGTCCCGACGCCCGCCGCGCATCCCCGGCCCGCCAGCTCCGCCACCCCCGCTCCGCCGCGCCGGCGAGCCCCCGCCACCGCGCGCCCCCGCCCCTGGATCGCCCGCCCCTGAGCACCCCCCAGCCCGGCCGCGCGACTCCccggcgcgcccacgccggcgagcCCCCGCCACCGCGCGCCCCCGCCCCTGCATCGCCTGCCCTCGAGCACCCCTTAGCCCGGCCGCGCGGCTCCCCGGCGCGCCCACACCGGCGAGCCCCCGCCACCGCGCGCCCCCGCCTCTGCATCGCCCGCCCCCGAGCACCCCCCAGCCTGGCCGCGCAGCTCCCCGGCGTGCCCACGCCGGCGAGTCCCCGCCACCGCGTGCCCCCGCCCCTGCAACGCCCGCCCTCGAGGACCCCCCAGCCCGGCCGCACCGCCCGgctgcgcgcgcgccgccgccgtcagcgCTGCCCGCTGCCGTCAGCGCGGCACGCCGCCGCCGTCCACACGTGCTACCACCGCCGGCGTGCGCGGCCATCCTCCCCTGCACGCGCCGGCCCCGCGCGCCTCCCGTGCTCCCCTGCTCTTGCCGCCGgcttggaagaaggaggaggaagcagcagtaa